From one Synechocystis sp. PCC 6803 substr. PCC-P genomic stretch:
- a CDS encoding TRC40/GET3/ArsA family transport-energizing ATPase — MRVILMTGKGGVGKTSVAAATGLRCAELGHKTLVLSTDPAHSLADSFDLELGHEPRLVKENLWGAELDALMELEGNWGAVKRYITQVLQARGLDGVQAEELAILPGMDEIFGLVRMKRHYDEADYDVLIIDSAPTGTALRLLSLPEVGGWYMRRFYKPLQGMSVALRPLVEPLFRPIAGFSLPDKEVMDAPYEFYEQIEALEKVLTDNTQTSVRLVTNPEKMVLKESLRAHAYLSLYNVSTDLVIANRILPETIDDPFFQRWKSNQQVYKQEIYDNFHPLPVKEAPLFSEEMCGLAALERLKDTLYKDEDPSQVYYKENTINIVQGSNNDYSLELYLPGIPKEQIQLNKTGDELNVRIGNHRRNLVLPQALAALSPAGAKMEDDYLKIRFAEAVKR; from the coding sequence ATGCGCGTAATTCTGATGACAGGTAAAGGGGGGGTTGGTAAAACCTCCGTTGCGGCGGCCACCGGTCTCCGTTGTGCGGAATTAGGCCATAAGACCCTAGTTCTGAGTACCGACCCTGCCCATTCCCTCGCTGACAGTTTTGATCTGGAGTTGGGCCATGAGCCTCGCCTGGTGAAGGAGAATCTTTGGGGAGCAGAATTGGATGCTTTGATGGAGTTGGAAGGCAACTGGGGCGCAGTTAAGCGTTACATTACCCAGGTATTACAGGCCCGGGGGCTAGATGGAGTACAGGCGGAGGAACTGGCCATTCTCCCTGGCATGGATGAAATTTTTGGTCTGGTGCGGATGAAACGCCACTATGACGAAGCTGATTATGATGTACTGATTATCGATTCTGCTCCCACAGGTACTGCCCTACGTCTGCTCAGTTTGCCGGAAGTGGGGGGGTGGTATATGCGACGTTTTTATAAGCCTTTACAGGGGATGTCCGTGGCCCTCAGACCATTGGTGGAACCCCTATTTAGACCGATCGCCGGTTTTTCTTTGCCCGACAAGGAAGTGATGGATGCTCCCTACGAATTTTATGAGCAAATTGAAGCCCTGGAAAAAGTGTTAACAGATAACACGCAGACTTCCGTACGTTTGGTGACCAACCCAGAAAAGATGGTGTTGAAGGAATCATTGCGGGCCCATGCCTACCTAAGTTTGTACAATGTATCCACGGATTTAGTCATTGCTAACCGGATTTTGCCCGAAACCATTGATGATCCCTTCTTCCAACGGTGGAAAAGTAACCAACAGGTCTATAAACAAGAAATTTATGACAATTTCCATCCTCTGCCGGTGAAGGAAGCGCCCCTATTCTCGGAAGAAATGTGTGGCTTAGCAGCTTTGGAAAGACTGAAGGACACTTTGTACAAAGATGAAGATCCTTCCCAGGTTTACTACAAGGAAAACACCATTAACATTGTTCAGGGCAGCAACAATGATTACAGTTTAGAACTTTATTTACCAGGTATTCCCAAAGAGCAAATTCAACTAAATAAAACTGGCGATGAGTTAAATGTTCGTATCGGTAACCATCGCCGCAACTTGGTTCTGCCCCAGGCTTTGGCGGCCCTAAGTCCCGCTGGAGCAAAAATGGAGGA
- a CDS encoding HAD-IIIA family hydrolase, which translates to MSALRKALFLDRDGVIIDYIPYLGKPEQVQLPAGAGEALTQWQKAGYLLIVITNQAGIGRGYFDHGDVAAVHTKIRQEYGKEGVKFTDFFLCPHHPEDGCDCRKPSPEMLLRAAEQYQISLQESYFIGDAPSDVGAAIAAGCQPVVLMTGRGEETCQQLDKFRLQLAGPIPVFANLGETVSLLASLSSK; encoded by the coding sequence TTGAGTGCCCTCCGCAAAGCCCTGTTCCTCGACCGTGACGGCGTCATCATTGACTATATTCCCTACCTTGGTAAACCGGAGCAAGTGCAGTTACCGGCCGGTGCCGGGGAAGCTTTAACCCAGTGGCAAAAAGCAGGATATTTATTAATTGTGATCACCAATCAGGCGGGCATTGGCCGGGGTTATTTTGACCACGGTGACGTGGCGGCGGTCCATACCAAAATCCGACAAGAGTACGGCAAAGAGGGAGTAAAGTTCACCGATTTTTTCCTTTGCCCCCACCATCCAGAGGACGGTTGTGATTGCCGTAAACCTTCCCCCGAAATGTTGTTGCGGGCGGCGGAGCAGTACCAAATTTCTCTCCAGGAATCCTACTTTATTGGCGATGCCCCCAGTGACGTGGGAGCAGCCATTGCGGCCGGTTGTCAGCCAGTGGTGCTAATGACAGGGCGGGGTGAGGAAACTTGCCAACAGTTGGATAAGTTTAGGTTGCAATTAGCTGGGCCAATTCCCGTCTTTGCCAATCTGGGGGAAACTGTTAGTCTGCTGGCTTCCCTTTCAAGCAAATGA
- the gmhA gene encoding D-sedoheptulose 7-phosphate isomerase, with protein sequence MSEWVEQRLQSLAKAFDQSYCGAIEAVVDLICQRFQAGNKLLICGNGGSAADAQHLAAEFVGRFHFNRQALPAIALTANSSILTSVSNDYTYDIVFSRQVEALGQPGDILWGLSTSGKSTNVLHALKCAKDKGLHTIGMAGNNGGLFQEFADYPLFVADKNTPCIQEVHLMTYHHICEQVESRLFAQKSVGIKV encoded by the coding sequence ATGTCTGAATGGGTTGAACAGCGTTTACAGTCCCTTGCCAAGGCTTTCGATCAATCCTATTGCGGAGCCATTGAGGCCGTGGTAGATCTGATTTGCCAAAGATTCCAGGCGGGTAATAAATTGCTCATCTGCGGTAACGGGGGATCCGCCGCCGATGCCCAACACCTGGCCGCTGAATTTGTCGGCCGTTTCCATTTCAACCGCCAAGCCCTACCGGCGATCGCCTTGACCGCCAACAGTTCCATCCTCACGTCTGTCAGCAACGATTACACCTACGATATTGTTTTTTCCCGTCAAGTGGAAGCTTTGGGCCAACCGGGGGATATTCTTTGGGGTTTGTCCACTTCGGGTAAATCCACCAATGTGCTCCATGCGCTGAAATGTGCCAAGGATAAGGGTTTACACACCATCGGCATGGCTGGTAATAACGGTGGTTTGTTCCAGGAATTTGCTGACTATCCCCTCTTCGTCGCCGACAAAAACACTCCCTGCATCCAAGAAGTGCATTTGATGACCTACCATCACATCTGTGAACAGGTGGAATCCCGTCTCTTCGCCCAAAAGTCTGTGGGAATCAAAGTCTAG
- the queD gene encoding 6-carboxytetrahydropterin synthase QueD, whose protein sequence is MWIIYKEFSFEAAHQLPHHEGKCRRLHGHSFRGRVYVASDRLKTTGSETGMVMDFSVLKAHLDPLVKNHLDHYYLNDSLGLESPTSEAIAAWIFAKLEEAGVPGLHSVEVLETCTSAARYFSPRLSPLL, encoded by the coding sequence ATGTGGATTATTTATAAGGAGTTTTCCTTTGAGGCGGCCCATCAATTGCCCCACCACGAAGGGAAATGTCGACGCTTACATGGCCATAGTTTTCGGGGCCGGGTTTACGTGGCCAGCGATCGCCTGAAAACCACTGGTTCAGAAACGGGCATGGTGATGGACTTTAGTGTGCTCAAAGCCCATTTGGACCCCTTGGTGAAAAATCACCTCGACCATTATTACCTCAACGACAGTCTTGGTTTGGAAAGCCCCACCAGTGAGGCGATCGCCGCTTGGATCTTTGCCAAATTAGAAGAAGCTGGGGTACCGGGGTTACATTCCGTGGAAGTCTTGGAAACCTGTACCTCCGCCGCCCGTTACTTTTCCCCCCGTTTGTCCCCATTGCTGTGA
- a CDS encoding GspE/PulE family protein, giving the protein MVFSSDSPEFSLSPFEQALIEAGYLSLSQIHQALMEARRTGIALPTLVETILGESLPDELHRQYQAQQRFALSVIHGVKFFDQHQLTTLANTEAIASLLNRYFPLPICRQYGFLPLHYRENPGALLVVMVDPSDPEASQFLQRQLAPHRLTLRRRGVTKDDFDNLIDQLYHDPEVQAALNAHRQTEISEDPYDGKATVVEVTEIIEDLPQQIAALQNTPPVAPPPVSAIAENTNDSNPEAKSEGPEVKLANKILILGLREGASEIHIDPQDNRVLVQIRQGGNLRMLLEPLPRELGPKLVARVKTMAHLDTSQTNIPQKARIRKSYNGQSVFFYVNILPSFYGEKILVRVVPHLEKLPDFAQLCGDRQSQESLQRLAQESQGLVVVIGAAYGGKTTTMEAFLGQQLDQNRSVALVSDPLVHVYENINQLEVNPQKDFTSEKAVQSLQDQWPAVMAVDPLEDQETAQILTQVLNQGHLVFTSVIAKDVPSAIAQLQQWFEPAVLGQHLKGIVSQRPVRRVCPACRLRGEVTPEEQQRFGLPPGTIYRANSLSMELMAQPMIKSRLCRQCHGLGYSGMTGIFEVVAITPELQQLVSSPCSHAEIINGLSQAGIASPARQAITLVSQGVTTLEEVTRLFPQLPRQLSPRSSPPEAISAQSSPMTPPATQTIPGETMFSDDQWWQRLQQLEKSVQELNRALADLKKMAGDRPSAHRTRAGDHHSPSAAGPNLDLMAELQALEDLSAHKRPKARDRHEQAVTVMEGFDQIEELLIDDQLGQPAAAPFNAGEETFIAEEEANVPEGKKFNPFKSVIDPW; this is encoded by the coding sequence ATGGTCTTTTCCTCCGATTCCCCCGAATTTAGCCTCTCCCCTTTTGAACAAGCCCTCATTGAAGCGGGTTATCTTTCCCTTTCCCAAATTCATCAGGCTTTAATGGAGGCGCGTCGCACCGGCATTGCTCTGCCGACTTTGGTGGAAACAATATTGGGGGAATCTTTGCCCGATGAACTACATCGCCAGTACCAAGCTCAGCAACGGTTTGCCCTTTCGGTGATCCATGGGGTGAAGTTTTTTGACCAACATCAGTTAACGACCCTGGCCAACACCGAGGCGATCGCCAGTTTACTGAACCGTTACTTTCCTTTGCCCATCTGCCGTCAGTATGGTTTTTTACCCCTCCATTACCGGGAAAATCCGGGGGCTTTGTTAGTGGTGATGGTGGACCCCAGCGACCCGGAAGCAAGTCAATTTTTACAACGACAACTAGCGCCCCATCGGCTTACCCTGCGGCGGCGGGGGGTGACCAAGGATGATTTTGATAATTTAATCGATCAGCTTTACCACGATCCGGAAGTGCAGGCCGCCCTGAACGCCCACCGCCAAACTGAGATTAGTGAAGATCCCTACGATGGCAAAGCAACGGTGGTGGAAGTAACGGAAATTATTGAGGATTTACCGCAACAAATCGCAGCTCTGCAGAATACTCCCCCGGTTGCTCCCCCGCCGGTCAGTGCCATAGCCGAAAATACAAATGATTCTAATCCAGAGGCCAAATCCGAAGGGCCAGAAGTTAAATTAGCTAATAAAATTCTCATCCTTGGGTTGCGGGAAGGGGCCAGCGAAATTCACATTGACCCCCAGGATAATCGGGTGCTGGTGCAGATTCGTCAGGGTGGTAATCTCCGGATGTTGCTTGAACCCCTGCCTAGGGAGTTAGGCCCCAAATTGGTCGCCAGGGTGAAAACCATGGCCCATTTGGACACCAGCCAGACCAACATCCCCCAAAAGGCCCGCATCCGCAAAAGTTATAATGGCCAGTCAGTATTTTTCTACGTCAATATTCTGCCCAGTTTTTACGGTGAAAAAATACTGGTACGGGTGGTTCCTCACCTAGAAAAATTACCTGATTTTGCCCAACTTTGTGGCGATCGCCAGAGCCAGGAAAGTTTACAAAGATTAGCCCAGGAATCCCAAGGTTTAGTGGTGGTAATTGGGGCGGCCTATGGCGGCAAAACCACTACCATGGAAGCTTTTTTGGGACAGCAGTTGGACCAGAATCGCTCCGTTGCCTTGGTGTCCGATCCCCTTGTCCATGTTTATGAAAACATTAATCAGCTAGAAGTAAACCCCCAAAAGGACTTTACCAGCGAAAAGGCAGTGCAGTCCCTCCAGGATCAATGGCCCGCAGTGATGGCAGTGGATCCCTTGGAGGATCAGGAAACAGCCCAAATTTTGACCCAAGTCCTCAACCAAGGCCATTTAGTTTTCACCTCTGTCATTGCCAAAGATGTGCCCTCGGCGATCGCCCAACTGCAGCAATGGTTTGAACCAGCGGTATTGGGGCAACACCTGAAGGGCATTGTTTCCCAGCGGCCAGTGCGACGGGTCTGTCCAGCCTGTCGTTTGAGGGGGGAAGTGACACCGGAAGAGCAACAACGTTTTGGTCTGCCTCCGGGAACTATTTATCGGGCTAACAGTTTGAGTATGGAGTTGATGGCCCAACCCATGATCAAAAGTCGTCTCTGTCGTCAGTGCCATGGCCTTGGTTACTCTGGCATGACGGGGATATTTGAGGTCGTGGCCATTACTCCTGAGCTCCAACAGTTAGTCAGTAGCCCCTGTTCCCACGCAGAAATTATCAATGGTTTAAGTCAAGCTGGCATTGCTAGTCCCGCTCGCCAGGCGATCACCCTAGTGAGTCAGGGAGTCACCACCCTCGAAGAAGTGACCAGACTTTTTCCCCAATTGCCCCGGCAACTATCGCCCCGATCGTCCCCCCCTGAAGCTATTAGTGCACAATCATCACCAATGACTCCCCCCGCAACTCAAACCATCCCAGGGGAAACTATGTTCTCCGATGACCAATGGTGGCAACGTCTGCAACAACTGGAAAAATCTGTGCAGGAGCTTAACCGTGCCCTGGCGGATTTGAAAAAAATGGCTGGCGATCGCCCTTCTGCTCACCGTACCCGGGCTGGCGATCATCATTCCCCATCGGCTGCTGGCCCCAACTTAGACCTCATGGCAGAATTGCAGGCCCTGGAGGATTTATCTGCCCACAAAAGGCCCAAGGCTAGGGACAGACATGAACAAGCCGTAACCGTTATGGAAGGTTTTGATCAAATTGAAGAATTATTAATTGACGATCAATTGGGCCAACCTGCCGCTGCCCCCTTCAATGCCGGGGAGGAAACCTTTATTGCAGAAGAAGAAGCTAACGTCCCGGAGGGGAAAAAATTTAATCCGTTTAAATCTGTGATTGACCCCTGGTAA
- the rnhA gene encoding ribonuclease HI, with protein sequence MASTPNSVTLYTDGACSMNPGPGGYGAVILYGDGRREELSAGYKMTTNNRMEIMGAIAALSHLQEPSQVLLYTDSRYMVDAMSKGWAKKWKANGWQRNAKEKAKNPDLWETMLTLCEKHQVTFQWVKAHAGNKENERCDRLAVAAYQNNPNLVDEGFGKF encoded by the coding sequence ATGGCCTCTACCCCCAATTCCGTAACTCTCTACACCGATGGTGCCTGCTCCATGAATCCTGGCCCTGGTGGCTATGGCGCAGTGATTCTCTACGGTGATGGTCGTCGGGAGGAATTGTCCGCCGGTTATAAAATGACCACCAATAATCGCATGGAAATTATGGGGGCGATCGCCGCCTTGAGTCATTTACAAGAACCGTCCCAAGTGTTGCTCTATACCGATTCCCGCTATATGGTCGATGCCATGAGCAAGGGTTGGGCCAAGAAATGGAAAGCCAACGGATGGCAAAGGAATGCCAAGGAAAAGGCCAAAAACCCCGACCTGTGGGAAACGATGTTAACGCTGTGCGAAAAACATCAAGTTACATTCCAGTGGGTCAAAGCCCACGCTGGCAATAAGGAAAATGAGCGGTGCGATCGCCTAGCGGTGGCCGCCTATCAAAATAATCCCAACTTAGTAGATGAAGGCTTCGGCAAATTCTAG
- a CDS encoding response regulator transcription factor, giving the protein MLVKYHLVGFPMATLEAPPHSLQHQEIPPSHRILVVEDEVSIRETIVLSLQEEGYEVYAVDDGRDALALLQEFSEDPGQAAVDLIILDIMLPQVNGLDVCRSLRFGGDNTPILIVSAKGSEMEKVTGLEVGADDYITKPFSLKELVARCRAMIRRQGLAGNNIAPFRKFRDLVLYPQECRVLMRGEEVSLAPKEFRLLELFMSYPRRVWSREQLIEHIWGIDFMGDSKTVDVHIRWLREKLEQDPSQPEYLVTVRGFGYRFG; this is encoded by the coding sequence ATGTTGGTTAAATACCATCTAGTAGGTTTCCCAATGGCAACGCTAGAAGCCCCCCCCCATAGTCTGCAACACCAGGAAATTCCCCCCAGCCATCGTATTTTGGTCGTTGAAGACGAGGTTTCCATTCGTGAAACCATTGTCCTATCACTGCAGGAAGAAGGTTATGAAGTTTATGCGGTGGACGATGGACGTGATGCCTTAGCTCTGTTGCAAGAATTTAGCGAAGACCCCGGTCAGGCCGCCGTAGACCTGATCATTCTGGACATCATGCTTCCCCAGGTAAACGGCTTAGATGTATGTCGTAGTTTGCGCTTTGGTGGCGATAATACCCCGATTTTAATTGTCAGTGCCAAAGGCAGTGAAATGGAAAAAGTAACTGGCTTGGAAGTGGGGGCCGATGACTACATCACTAAGCCCTTTAGCCTGAAGGAATTGGTGGCCCGTTGCCGCGCCATGATCCGTCGCCAGGGCTTGGCTGGTAATAACATTGCCCCATTCCGCAAATTTAGGGATTTGGTGCTTTATCCCCAGGAGTGTCGGGTGTTAATGCGGGGAGAAGAAGTGAGTTTGGCCCCGAAGGAATTTCGCCTATTGGAATTGTTCATGAGCTATCCCCGTCGAGTCTGGTCTAGGGAACAGTTAATTGAACATATTTGGGGCATTGATTTTATGGGAGACAGCAAAACGGTGGATGTCCATATCCGCTGGCTACGGGAAAAGCTGGAACAGGACCCCAGTCAGCCGGAATATTTAGTCACAGTGCGGGGCTTTGGCTATCGTTTTGGTTAG
- the rimO gene encoding 30S ribosomal protein S12 methylthiotransferase RimO: protein MGQTPTIAINHLGCEKNRIDSEHMLGLLVEAGYQVDANEELADYVIVNTCSFIQDARQESVRTLVELAEAKKKIVISGCLAQHFQEQLLEEIPEAVAVVGTGDYQNIVDIIRRTEQGQRVKAISPNPSFIADENLPRYRTTNEAIAYLRVAEGCDYRCAFCIIPQLRGKQRSRPIESIVAEAEQLASQGVKELILISQITTNYGLDLYGEPKLAELLQALGKVDIPWIRIHYAYPTGLTPKVIEAIRDTPNVLPYLDLPLQHSHPDILRAMNRPWQGQVNDDIITRLKTALPDAVLRTTFIVGFPGETEEHFGHLLDFVQRHQFDHVGVFTFSPEEGTAAFDLPNAVPEEVMGDRRDRLMALQQPISAQKNAACLGQTLDVLIEQENPSTGEFIGRSTRFAPEVDGLVYVKGNANLNEIVPVVITATDDYDLYGMTAEEAKVF, encoded by the coding sequence ATGGGCCAAACGCCAACGATCGCCATCAACCATTTGGGTTGCGAAAAAAACCGCATTGATTCTGAACATATGTTAGGCCTGCTGGTGGAAGCGGGTTACCAAGTCGATGCCAATGAAGAATTAGCAGATTACGTCATTGTTAATACCTGTAGTTTTATCCAGGATGCTCGCCAGGAGTCGGTGAGAACCTTAGTAGAACTAGCGGAAGCAAAGAAGAAAATCGTTATTTCCGGTTGCCTGGCCCAGCATTTCCAGGAGCAACTTTTAGAAGAAATTCCCGAAGCGGTGGCCGTGGTGGGCACCGGGGATTACCAAAATATTGTTGATATTATTCGACGCACGGAACAGGGTCAGCGAGTTAAAGCCATTTCCCCCAATCCCAGTTTCATAGCCGACGAAAATTTGCCACGTTATCGCACCACCAACGAGGCGATCGCCTATCTGCGGGTGGCGGAAGGCTGTGATTATCGCTGTGCTTTTTGCATCATCCCTCAACTACGGGGCAAACAACGGTCTCGCCCGATTGAATCTATTGTGGCGGAAGCCGAACAACTGGCTAGCCAAGGGGTAAAGGAATTAATTCTCATCTCCCAAATCACCACCAATTATGGATTGGATCTGTATGGGGAGCCGAAACTGGCAGAACTATTACAGGCCCTGGGTAAAGTCGATATTCCTTGGATTCGTATTCACTACGCCTATCCCACCGGATTGACCCCCAAAGTAATTGAGGCAATTCGGGATACTCCCAACGTCCTCCCCTATTTGGATTTACCCCTGCAACATTCCCATCCCGACATTCTCAGAGCCATGAATCGCCCCTGGCAGGGCCAAGTCAACGACGACATCATCACTAGACTAAAAACTGCCCTTCCCGACGCTGTGCTACGTACCACCTTCATTGTTGGTTTTCCTGGGGAAACCGAGGAACATTTTGGGCATTTGCTAGACTTTGTCCAACGCCATCAATTTGACCATGTGGGAGTGTTTACTTTTTCCCCAGAGGAAGGCACCGCCGCCTTTGATCTGCCCAATGCTGTGCCCGAAGAAGTAATGGGCGATCGCCGGGATCGGTTAATGGCTCTGCAACAGCCCATTTCCGCCCAGAAAAATGCCGCTTGTTTGGGGCAGACCCTGGATGTGCTGATCGAGCAGGAAAATCCCAGCACTGGGGAATTCATCGGCCGATCAACCCGCTTTGCTCCAGAGGTGGACGGATTAGTCTATGTCAAGGGCAATGCCAATTTGAATGAAATCGTCCCGGTCGTGATCACTGCCACCGACGATTATGACCTGTACGGTATGACCGCCGAGGAGGCTAAGGTTTTTTAG
- a CDS encoding DEAD/DEAH box helicase has product MTNTLTSTFADLGLSEKRCQLLADIGFEAPTQIQTEAIPLLLSGRDMLAQSQTGTGKTAAFALPLMDRIDPEGDLQALILTPTRELAQQVAEAMKDFSHERRLFILNVYGGQSIERQIRSLERGVQIVVGTPGRVIDLIDRKKLKLETIQWVVLDEADEMLSMGFIDDVKTILRKTPPTRQTACFSATMPREIKELVNQFLNDPALVTVKQTQSTPTRIEQQLYHVPRGWSKAKALQPILEMEDPESAIIFVRTKQTAADLTSRLQEAGHSVDEYHGNLSQSQRERLVHRFRDGKIKLVVATDIAARGLDVNNLSHVVNFDLPDNAETYIHRIGRTGRAGKTGKAIALVEPIDRRLLRSIENRLKQQIEVCTIPNRSQVEAKRIEKLQEQLKEALTGERMASFLPLVRELSDEYDAQAIAAAALQMIYDQSCPHWMKSDWEVPEVDFNKPVLRRGRNAGGGQNKSGGGYQGKPGKPRRSSGGRRPAYSDRQQ; this is encoded by the coding sequence ATGACTAATACTTTGACTAGTACCTTCGCTGACCTTGGTCTTTCTGAAAAACGTTGTCAACTCTTGGCCGACATTGGCTTTGAGGCTCCCACCCAAATTCAAACTGAAGCCATTCCCCTGCTTTTGAGCGGCCGGGACATGCTGGCCCAATCCCAAACCGGCACGGGGAAAACCGCCGCCTTTGCCCTACCTTTGATGGACCGCATTGACCCAGAGGGGGACTTGCAAGCCTTAATTTTGACCCCCACCCGGGAATTGGCCCAGCAGGTGGCGGAAGCAATGAAGGACTTTTCCCACGAGCGCCGTCTATTTATTTTGAATGTGTACGGTGGTCAATCCATCGAGCGGCAAATTCGCAGCCTAGAACGGGGTGTGCAAATTGTGGTGGGCACCCCTGGACGGGTGATTGACCTAATTGACCGCAAAAAACTTAAATTAGAAACCATCCAATGGGTGGTGCTGGATGAAGCGGACGAAATGCTGAGCATGGGCTTCATTGACGATGTGAAAACCATTCTGCGTAAAACTCCCCCCACCAGGCAGACCGCTTGTTTTTCTGCCACCATGCCCCGGGAAATCAAAGAATTGGTCAACCAATTTTTAAATGATCCCGCCCTGGTGACCGTTAAACAGACCCAATCCACCCCCACCCGCATTGAGCAGCAGCTTTATCACGTGCCCCGCGGTTGGTCTAAGGCTAAAGCGCTACAACCGATTCTGGAAATGGAAGATCCCGAATCCGCCATTATTTTTGTTCGTACTAAACAAACCGCCGCAGACCTCACCAGTCGTTTGCAAGAAGCGGGCCATAGCGTGGATGAGTACCACGGCAACCTGAGCCAATCCCAACGGGAGCGTTTGGTGCACCGTTTCCGGGATGGCAAAATTAAGCTGGTGGTGGCCACGGACATCGCCGCCCGGGGTTTAGATGTGAATAACCTCAGCCATGTGGTCAACTTTGATTTACCCGATAACGCTGAAACCTACATTCACCGCATTGGCCGCACCGGTCGGGCTGGTAAGACTGGTAAGGCGATCGCCTTGGTGGAACCCATTGACCGTCGTTTACTGCGATCCATCGAAAACCGTCTGAAACAACAAATTGAAGTTTGTACCATTCCTAACCGTTCGCAGGTGGAAGCCAAGCGGATTGAAAAACTGCAGGAACAACTCAAGGAAGCCCTGACCGGTGAGCGGATGGCCTCCTTCCTTCCTTTAGTGCGGGAATTGAGCGATGAGTACGATGCCCAGGCGATCGCCGCTGCTGCTTTACAGATGATCTATGACCAGAGCTGTCCCCATTGGATGAAATCCGATTGGGAAGTGCCGGAAGTTGATTTCAACAAGCCCGTTCTCCGTCGTGGCCGCAATGCTGGCGGTGGCCAGAACAAAAGTGGGGGTGGTTACCAAGGTAAACCGGGCAAACCCCGTCGCTCCAGCGGTGGCCGTCGTCCTGCCTATAGTGATCGCCAACAGTAA
- the argC gene encoding N-acetyl-gamma-glutamyl-phosphate reductase — MGNEKARVGIIGASGYGGIQLVRLLLEHPQVELTYLAGHSSAGKPYSDLYPHLTHRVNLTIEPIDLEAIASRCDAVFLGLPNGLACDMAPALLAKGCKVLDLSADYRFRNLNTYTEWYKKDRQDQATNNQAVYGLPELYRDAIRDAQLIGCPGCYPTASLLALSPLLKQGFIVPETAIIDAKSGTSGGGREAKVNMLLAEAEGSLGAYGVAKHRHTPEIEQIASDLAGTELRVQFTPHLIPMVRGILATVYATLRDPGLVRDDLITIYSAFYRASPFVKILPHGVYPQTKWAWGTNLCYIGIEVDPRTGRVIVLSAIDNLVKGQAGQAVQCLNLMMGWEESLGLPQLAFYP, encoded by the coding sequence ATGGGGAATGAAAAAGCTAGAGTCGGTATCATTGGCGCGTCGGGCTATGGCGGCATTCAGCTAGTACGTTTATTGTTGGAACATCCCCAGGTGGAATTGACCTACCTAGCGGGGCACAGCAGTGCAGGCAAGCCCTACAGTGATCTTTATCCCCATTTAACCCACCGGGTAAACCTCACCATCGAACCCATTGACCTAGAGGCGATCGCCAGCCGTTGTGATGCGGTGTTCCTTGGTCTGCCCAATGGTTTAGCCTGTGACATGGCCCCGGCATTATTGGCCAAAGGTTGTAAAGTTTTAGATCTGTCGGCGGACTATCGTTTCCGCAATCTTAACACCTACACGGAATGGTACAAAAAGGATCGTCAGGACCAAGCCACCAATAACCAAGCTGTTTACGGCCTGCCGGAATTGTACCGGGATGCTATTAGGGATGCCCAACTAATTGGTTGCCCCGGCTGTTATCCCACCGCCAGTTTACTAGCCCTTTCCCCGTTGCTGAAACAGGGTTTCATTGTGCCCGAAACTGCCATTATTGACGCTAAGTCCGGTACTTCCGGGGGAGGTAGAGAGGCAAAAGTTAACATGCTCCTAGCAGAAGCAGAAGGATCTTTGGGGGCCTACGGAGTAGCTAAACACCGCCATACCCCTGAAATTGAACAGATTGCCAGTGATTTGGCCGGTACGGAGCTAAGGGTACAGTTCACGCCTCACTTGATCCCCATGGTGCGCGGTATCCTAGCCACCGTTTATGCCACCCTGCGGGATCCGGGTTTGGTGCGGGATGATCTGATCACCATTTACAGTGCTTTTTACCGGGCTTCCCCCTTTGTGAAAATTCTGCCCCACGGGGTTTACCCCCAAACGAAATGGGCTTGGGGGACGAATCTTTGCTACATTGGCATCGAAGTGGACCCCCGCACTGGGCGGGTAATTGTCCTTTCCGCCATTGATAATCTGGTCAAAGGCCAGGCAGGGCAGGCAGTGCAATGCTTAAACCTCATGATGGGTTGGGAAGAATCCTTAGGCTTGCCCCAACTGGCTTTTTATCCCTAG